A genomic segment from Alistipes senegalensis JC50 encodes:
- the hemW gene encoding radical SAM family heme chaperone HemW — protein MAGLYFHIPFCKRICAYCDFYKSVGLGRMEELAAAMHRELEAQREYLGGEAVRTRYFGGGTPSLCPPGTIAGLLDHAGELFDCSAAEETTLEANPDDLTPEYLAALRRAGIDRLSIGVQSFDDACLKLMNRRHDAAQALQAVRSAQAEGYGNITVDLIFGVPGFGGDSLRRTLDTALGLNVQHISAYHLTIEPDTAFGRRAARGEFAPVDEAVSEAEYALVHETLTGAGFEHYEVSNFALPGFRARHNASYWHGAKYLGIGPAAHSFDGRERHWNVSSVEDYLAGAAAETETLTDRDRFNEYVMTRLRTAEGIGLAETEALFGPERTARMQRGAAPWIRAGALVVSGGRMAVPAARMLVSDAVIEALFET, from the coding sequence ATGGCCGGACTCTATTTCCACATACCCTTCTGCAAACGCATCTGCGCCTACTGCGATTTCTACAAAAGCGTCGGACTGGGACGCATGGAGGAGCTCGCGGCAGCCATGCACCGCGAACTGGAGGCGCAGCGCGAATATCTCGGCGGCGAAGCCGTCCGCACCCGCTATTTCGGCGGCGGAACGCCGTCGCTCTGCCCGCCCGGAACCATCGCCGGGCTGCTGGATCATGCGGGAGAGCTGTTCGACTGCTCCGCGGCAGAGGAGACCACCCTCGAAGCCAACCCCGACGACCTGACGCCCGAATACCTCGCGGCATTGCGCCGGGCGGGCATCGACCGCCTCTCGATCGGCGTACAGTCGTTCGACGACGCATGCCTGAAACTGATGAACCGCCGCCACGACGCCGCACAGGCCCTTCAGGCGGTCCGGAGTGCACAAGCCGAAGGTTATGGAAACATCACCGTGGACCTGATCTTCGGGGTGCCGGGATTCGGCGGCGATTCGCTGCGCCGCACGCTCGACACGGCGCTCGGACTGAACGTGCAGCACATTTCGGCATACCATTTGACCATAGAACCCGATACGGCTTTCGGACGGCGTGCCGCCCGCGGGGAGTTCGCCCCGGTGGACGAGGCGGTCAGCGAAGCGGAATACGCCCTGGTGCACGAAACGCTGACCGGGGCGGGCTTCGAACATTACGAAGTCTCGAACTTCGCCCTGCCGGGGTTCCGGGCGCGCCACAACGCCTCGTACTGGCACGGCGCGAAGTATCTCGGCATCGGTCCGGCAGCCCACTCGTTCGACGGGCGGGAACGCCATTGGAACGTCAGCTCCGTGGAAGACTACCTTGCGGGAGCCGCCGCGGAAACCGAAACGCTGACCGACCGCGACCGCTTCAACGAATATGTGATGACGCGGCTGCGCACGGCGGAAGGCATCGGCCTGGCGGAAACGGAGGCTCTTTTCGGTCCGGAACGCACGGCGCGGATGCAGCGCGGCGCGGCGCCCTGGATACGGGCCGGAGCGCTCGTCGTTTCCGGCGGACGGATGGCCGTGCCGGCGGCCCGGATGCTGGTTTCCGATGCGGTGATCGAGGCGCTTTTCGAAACGTAA
- the glgP gene encoding alpha-glucan family phosphorylase → MSNAKHSPDFLFEVSWEVCNKVGGIHTVISTKAQTVTRKFADRYILLGPDLSHEGVNPEFEEDPALLKAWRQKLYNEGVRVRVGRWKIKGEPTAVLVDFSSLIPRKDEILKSLWESYHVDSISGQWDYIEPVLFGWAAGVVIASYVEAFCAPTDKAAAHFHEWMTAAGGLYLRNRAPYVATVFTTHATVMGRCIAGNRLPLYNDLTKFNADELARRFNVTAKHSIEKMAAAYHDAFLTVSDITANECKYLLGREPDGVTPNGFENDFVWTGEEYYAKRDEARKAMIAVAEACLGEKFAGDPLIVGTSGRYEFRNKGIDIFIESLKQLAESDKLRREVLAYITVPAGNRGPRADLQAHLADASNPIDGSQYKYTTHYLENPAWDPIVNALKDSVLTRPESKVKVIFVPTYLNKADGIFNKDYYELLVGMDLTVFPSYYEPWGYTPLESVAFSVPTVTTTLAGFGLWVDKHREHAGVEVVRRDDYNDREVEQKVAETLLRFSLLDEKHVNEMRTSAYEISTTALWEHLFAAYEQAYSEAVESSIVRTNRAVLDDGGAKTEQINFVRQQLFVEKPVWNRMMVDKTLPKRLHALEELSRNLWWCWNPGARDLFEGIDPVLWAECERNPIAFLDALSVERLKQLEKDSNFLAMLDAVHTQFRDYMNEKPDPKTTTISYFSMEYGLHSSLKIYSGGLGILAGDYLKEASDKNVPMAAVGLLYRYGYFTQKLSAQGAQEATYEAQNFYKLPISPVRDEAGNWMTVTVAFPGRTLSARIWKCQVGRTDLYLLDADIEDNLEEDRQITHYLYGGDWENRLKQEILLGIGGIRALRKVGVKHEVYHCNEGHAAFIGVERIRDLVNHRKLSFSEALEVVRSSSLFTTHTPVPAGHDAFPESMIRQYMSHYPDVLGITWEQYINLGKTNPNDPNEKFSMSVLACNLSQEVNGVSWLHGEVSKDILGNMWPGYFKNELHIGYVTNGVHFPTWIATSLRRLYARYFADGFEGHVYDIPAWQKVHDIPDGELWEERMKLKNKLIKHIRRRYSDPAQVRLDSPRQMLQIIEGIKPDVLTIGFARRFATYKRAYLLFTNLDRLAAIVNNKERPVQFIFAGKAHPNDKPGQDLIKRIVEVAAMPQFVGKIIFLQNYDMELARRMVQGVDVWLNTPTRPLEASGTSGEKCVMNGVMQFSVLDGWWVEGYKEGAGWMLPMERTFTDQHFQDELDAEMIYNTIEEQIAPKYYARGTDNIPHEWVASVKKCVADIASNFTTNRMLIDYEERFYDKLAARKRKLSADSCLLAREIAAWKRKVSAAWDQVRAVDVERVKIDKEAVCVGEKYRFSVTVDIANLRPEDIGVEMVIARQIVGGQGVNVVRTIRLERTRTDNNLVTYALDYTPDETGTFDVALRIYPCNPHLPHRMDFALVKWA, encoded by the coding sequence ATGAGCAATGCAAAACACTCCCCCGACTTCCTGTTCGAAGTAAGTTGGGAGGTATGCAACAAAGTCGGCGGCATACACACCGTCATCTCGACCAAGGCACAGACCGTGACCCGCAAATTCGCAGACCGCTACATCCTGCTCGGCCCCGACCTCTCGCACGAGGGCGTGAACCCCGAGTTCGAGGAGGACCCCGCGCTGTTGAAGGCATGGCGCCAGAAACTCTACAACGAGGGCGTCCGCGTGCGCGTCGGCCGCTGGAAGATCAAAGGCGAACCGACGGCGGTGCTGGTCGATTTCTCGTCGCTGATCCCCCGCAAGGACGAGATCCTCAAAAGCCTCTGGGAGTCGTACCACGTGGATTCGATCTCGGGACAGTGGGACTACATCGAGCCGGTGCTCTTCGGCTGGGCCGCGGGCGTGGTGATCGCCTCCTACGTCGAGGCCTTCTGTGCCCCGACCGACAAGGCCGCCGCGCATTTCCACGAATGGATGACCGCCGCCGGCGGCCTCTACCTGCGCAACCGCGCACCCTACGTGGCCACGGTGTTCACCACCCACGCCACGGTCATGGGCCGCTGCATCGCCGGCAACCGACTGCCGCTCTACAACGACCTCACGAAATTCAACGCCGACGAACTGGCCCGGCGGTTCAACGTCACGGCCAAACATTCGATCGAGAAGATGGCCGCCGCATACCACGACGCCTTCCTCACGGTGAGCGACATCACGGCCAACGAATGCAAATACCTGCTGGGCCGCGAGCCGGACGGCGTGACGCCCAACGGCTTCGAAAACGACTTCGTGTGGACCGGCGAGGAGTACTACGCCAAGCGCGACGAGGCCCGCAAGGCGATGATCGCGGTGGCCGAAGCCTGCCTGGGCGAAAAGTTCGCGGGCGACCCGCTGATCGTCGGCACCAGTGGCCGCTACGAGTTCCGCAACAAGGGCATCGACATCTTCATCGAATCGCTCAAACAGCTCGCGGAGTCGGACAAGCTCCGGCGCGAGGTGCTGGCCTACATCACCGTACCCGCAGGCAACCGCGGTCCGCGCGCAGACTTGCAGGCCCATCTGGCCGATGCGTCGAACCCCATCGACGGGAGCCAGTACAAATACACGACCCACTACCTCGAAAATCCGGCCTGGGACCCGATCGTCAACGCCCTCAAGGACTCGGTCCTGACCCGTCCCGAATCGAAGGTGAAGGTGATCTTCGTGCCGACCTACCTCAACAAGGCCGACGGCATCTTCAACAAGGACTATTACGAACTGCTGGTGGGCATGGACCTCACGGTCTTCCCCTCCTACTACGAGCCGTGGGGCTACACCCCGCTGGAATCGGTGGCCTTCTCGGTGCCGACCGTCACCACGACGCTGGCAGGATTCGGGCTCTGGGTGGACAAACACCGCGAACACGCCGGCGTGGAGGTCGTCCGCCGCGACGACTACAACGACCGGGAGGTCGAACAGAAGGTCGCCGAAACCCTGCTGCGCTTCAGCCTGCTGGACGAGAAGCACGTGAACGAAATGCGCACCTCGGCCTACGAGATTTCGACGACGGCGCTCTGGGAACACCTCTTCGCCGCCTACGAACAGGCTTATTCCGAAGCGGTCGAGAGTTCGATCGTCCGCACCAACCGCGCCGTGCTGGACGACGGAGGCGCCAAGACCGAGCAGATCAACTTCGTGCGCCAGCAGCTTTTCGTCGAGAAGCCCGTCTGGAACCGCATGATGGTCGATAAGACGCTGCCCAAGCGGCTGCACGCCCTCGAAGAGCTGTCGCGCAACCTCTGGTGGTGCTGGAACCCCGGCGCCCGCGACCTGTTCGAAGGGATCGACCCCGTGCTGTGGGCCGAATGCGAGCGCAACCCGATCGCATTTCTCGACGCGCTGAGCGTCGAACGCCTGAAACAGCTCGAAAAGGACTCGAACTTCCTCGCCATGCTCGATGCCGTGCACACGCAGTTCCGCGACTACATGAACGAGAAGCCCGACCCGAAGACCACGACGATCTCCTACTTCTCGATGGAATACGGCCTGCACTCGTCGCTGAAAATCTACTCGGGCGGCCTGGGCATTCTGGCCGGCGACTACCTCAAGGAGGCTTCGGACAAGAACGTCCCGATGGCCGCCGTGGGCCTGCTCTACCGCTACGGCTACTTCACGCAGAAACTCTCGGCGCAGGGGGCGCAGGAGGCGACCTACGAGGCGCAGAACTTCTATAAACTCCCGATCTCGCCCGTGCGCGACGAGGCCGGCAACTGGATGACGGTCACCGTCGCATTCCCGGGCCGCACGCTCTCGGCGCGCATCTGGAAATGCCAGGTGGGCCGCACGGACCTCTACCTGCTCGACGCCGACATCGAGGACAACCTCGAAGAGGACCGCCAGATCACCCACTACCTCTACGGAGGCGACTGGGAGAACCGGCTCAAACAGGAGATCCTGCTGGGCATCGGCGGCATCCGCGCCCTGCGCAAGGTGGGCGTCAAACACGAGGTGTACCACTGCAACGAGGGGCACGCCGCCTTCATCGGCGTGGAGCGCATCCGCGACCTGGTGAACCACCGCAAGCTCTCGTTCTCCGAGGCGCTGGAGGTGGTGCGCTCGTCGTCGCTCTTCACGACGCACACCCCCGTGCCGGCCGGCCACGACGCATTCCCCGAGTCGATGATCCGCCAGTACATGTCGCACTATCCCGACGTGCTGGGCATCACCTGGGAGCAGTACATCAACCTGGGCAAGACCAACCCCAACGACCCCAACGAGAAATTCTCGATGTCGGTGCTGGCCTGCAACCTCTCGCAGGAGGTCAACGGCGTGTCGTGGCTCCACGGCGAGGTGTCGAAGGACATTCTGGGCAACATGTGGCCGGGCTACTTCAAGAACGAGCTCCACATCGGCTACGTCACCAACGGCGTGCACTTCCCGACATGGATCGCCACGTCGCTGCGGCGTCTCTACGCCCGCTATTTCGCCGACGGATTCGAAGGCCACGTCTACGACATCCCGGCCTGGCAGAAGGTGCACGACATCCCCGACGGCGAACTGTGGGAGGAGCGCATGAAGCTCAAGAACAAGCTCATCAAGCACATCCGCCGGCGTTACAGCGATCCCGCGCAGGTGCGTCTCGATTCGCCGCGCCAGATGCTCCAGATCATCGAGGGCATCAAGCCCGACGTGCTGACCATCGGTTTCGCGCGCCGCTTCGCCACCTACAAGCGCGCCTACCTGCTCTTCACGAACCTCGACCGGCTGGCGGCGATCGTCAACAACAAGGAGCGCCCCGTGCAGTTCATCTTCGCCGGCAAAGCCCACCCCAACGACAAACCGGGGCAGGACCTCATCAAACGCATCGTCGAGGTGGCCGCCATGCCGCAGTTCGTGGGCAAGATCATCTTCCTGCAAAACTACGACATGGAGCTGGCGCGCCGCATGGTGCAGGGCGTCGATGTCTGGCTGAACACCCCGACGCGGCCGCTGGAGGCTTCGGGAACCTCGGGCGAAAAGTGCGTGATGAACGGCGTGATGCAGTTCTCGGTGCTCGACGGCTGGTGGGTCGAGGGCTACAAGGAGGGCGCCGGATGGATGCTGCCCATGGAGCGCACGTTCACCGACCAGCACTTCCAGGACGAACTCGACGCCGAGATGATCTACAACACCATCGAGGAGCAGATCGCCCCGAAATACTACGCCCGCGGCACGGACAACATCCCCCACGAATGGGTGGCCTCGGTCAAGAAATGCGTGGCGGACATCGCCTCGAACTTCACGACCAACCGCATGCTGATCGACTACGAGGAGCGCTTCTACGACAAGCTGGCGGCCCGCAAGCGCAAGCTGAGCGCCGACTCCTGCCTGCTGGCCCGCGAGATCGCGGCCTGGAAGCGCAAGGTCTCGGCGGCCTGGGACCAGGTCCGCGCGGTGGACGTGGAGCGCGTGAAGATCGACAAGGAGGCCGTCTGCGTCGGCGAGAAGTACCGCTTCTCGGTGACGGTGGA
- a CDS encoding DUF3575 domain-containing protein, whose amino-acid sequence MTRTIRKVGACALLFTLFAIQNALPQGYVKLNGLYALVGIINPAVEFAVTPKSTLQSEVVISPWKSFDGKHMTFAIFMGEYRRFFKEHNRGWYLGANIGMMAFDMSKPYIENWRLKFENRYCKGYGMMIGLCAGYEYQFGERWLLDAYVGWAWMDSHYNGYSFDGEIDMNPHRPVQPKHPDPFNGSSEWYPNKIGVSIGYRIFQPKRKTPDL is encoded by the coding sequence ATGACACGAACCATTCGCAAAGTCGGAGCCTGTGCGCTCCTGTTCACGCTGTTCGCCATACAGAACGCACTCCCGCAGGGATATGTCAAGCTCAACGGGCTTTATGCGCTGGTCGGGATCATAAACCCTGCCGTCGAATTCGCCGTCACCCCCAAATCCACGCTCCAAAGCGAAGTCGTGATCTCCCCGTGGAAATCCTTCGACGGCAAACACATGACTTTCGCCATCTTCATGGGCGAATACCGCCGCTTCTTCAAGGAGCACAACCGCGGGTGGTATCTCGGGGCCAATATCGGCATGATGGCCTTCGACATGTCGAAACCCTACATCGAGAACTGGCGCCTCAAATTCGAAAACCGCTACTGCAAGGGCTACGGCATGATGATCGGACTGTGCGCGGGTTACGAATACCAGTTCGGCGAACGGTGGCTGCTCGACGCCTATGTCGGCTGGGCCTGGATGGACAGCCACTACAACGGATACAGTTTCGACGGAGAGATCGACATGAATCCCCATCGTCCCGTGCAGCCGAAGCACCCCGACCCGTTCAACGGCTCCTCGGAGTGGTATCCCAACAAGATCGGCGTTTCGATCGGCTACCGGATTTTCCAGCCCAAGCGAAAGACGCCTGATTTATAG
- a CDS encoding SusE domain-containing protein yields the protein MKHFWKYLAGALAFALPIASCSDDNTSDFPDKEWSELTAPVLTVSDEEITLDVDKADQEALRFSWTAAAIVTRSSSVMYDLYLNVEGEDLFKGIKREWGGEADLAISFTHKELNDLIVTTFGGKSGERFVFRACVYAHTDNYLIEDKTSEEVSFAATAYAAEVVKPASLWMKGGACEYGWDKAIELPQGDEGVYTAENVVLKFGKPADNKGFKFYIEEDGSYPFYGQKIGGEFGQIQTFAIANDGDSQFYPLQYDYTSGIYTVSVDLNTMMLTLTRTGDVTEFDPESALYILGDNMENGWEMVEANALLPVGENIYENTRIYLKPESSFKFDFYDWTEYIRDEAAGEYWTLKKKGDGDGDIRFIPGDQGFSEGYYTVRVDLNTLKVTLTGGTAPAYPETLFLFGPATEAGWNLGSFIPLTKTGNGVFQVKGVNIDVGTANPDDNKGNGFKFGISNSDWSTEYGAKEAFDDHDGQQGYRGWELAQSSNQFYPLLMGYASGTYDITVDFTTMAVRFEPAQGADYPAALYILGDAMPHGWDLNQAVAMTQTSPGIFTAENVPVNVGTAQEGNPKGNGFKFIISNTEWLTEYGAKGSFDDGYTGWELVQGSNQFYPLLMGFGNGNYRITADLTTMTVRFEAM from the coding sequence ATGAAACATTTTTGGAAATACCTCGCAGGCGCGCTGGCTTTTGCTCTTCCCATCGCCTCGTGCAGCGACGACAACACATCGGATTTTCCCGACAAGGAGTGGAGCGAACTGACGGCCCCTGTGCTCACGGTCTCGGACGAGGAGATTACGCTCGATGTTGACAAAGCCGATCAGGAAGCCCTGAGATTCTCGTGGACAGCCGCAGCAATCGTAACCCGCAGCTCGTCGGTCATGTACGACCTGTACTTGAACGTAGAGGGCGAAGACCTGTTCAAAGGGATAAAACGAGAGTGGGGGGGGGAAGCCGATCTGGCGATCTCTTTCACCCACAAGGAACTCAACGATCTCATCGTAACGACATTCGGAGGCAAAAGCGGCGAACGCTTCGTTTTCCGGGCCTGCGTCTATGCACACACAGACAACTACCTCATCGAAGATAAAACCTCGGAGGAGGTGTCGTTCGCCGCTACGGCCTACGCCGCCGAAGTGGTCAAGCCCGCATCGCTCTGGATGAAGGGCGGCGCCTGCGAATACGGCTGGGACAAAGCGATCGAACTGCCGCAGGGCGACGAAGGGGTTTACACGGCAGAGAATGTCGTATTGAAATTCGGCAAACCCGCAGACAACAAGGGTTTCAAATTCTATATCGAGGAGGATGGCAGCTATCCGTTCTACGGGCAGAAGATCGGCGGCGAATTCGGTCAGATCCAGACTTTCGCCATCGCCAATGACGGGGATTCGCAGTTCTATCCCTTACAGTACGACTACACGAGCGGCATTTACACCGTAAGTGTTGACCTGAACACGATGATGCTCACGCTGACCCGGACGGGCGACGTTACGGAGTTCGATCCCGAATCGGCCCTCTACATTCTGGGCGACAACATGGAGAACGGCTGGGAGATGGTCGAGGCGAACGCCCTGCTGCCTGTCGGAGAGAACATCTATGAAAACACCCGCATCTATCTCAAACCGGAGAGCAGCTTCAAATTCGACTTCTACGACTGGACGGAGTATATCCGCGACGAGGCGGCCGGCGAGTACTGGACCCTCAAGAAAAAAGGCGACGGAGACGGAGACATCCGCTTCATCCCGGGCGACCAGGGTTTCAGCGAAGGTTACTATACCGTGCGTGTCGATCTGAATACCCTGAAGGTCACCCTTACGGGCGGCACGGCACCCGCCTATCCCGAAACGCTGTTCCTCTTCGGACCGGCCACGGAGGCCGGGTGGAATCTCGGCAGCTTCATCCCGCTGACCAAGACCGGCAACGGCGTATTCCAGGTCAAGGGTGTGAACATCGACGTCGGCACGGCCAATCCGGACGACAACAAGGGCAACGGATTCAAATTCGGTATCTCGAACAGCGATTGGAGCACTGAGTACGGTGCCAAAGAGGCTTTCGACGACCACGACGGACAGCAAGGCTACCGCGGCTGGGAACTCGCACAAAGCAGCAACCAGTTCTACCCCCTGCTGATGGGATACGCATCCGGAACATACGACATCACCGTAGACTTCACGACGATGGCCGTACGTTTCGAGCCAGCGCAGGGAGCAGATTACCCGGCAGCGCTCTATATCCTGGGAGATGCCATGCCCCACGGCTGGGATCTGAACCAAGCCGTCGCAATGACCCAAACCTCCCCGGGGATTTTCACCGCCGAGAATGTCCCGGTGAATGTCGGCACGGCACAGGAAGGGAATCCGAAAGGCAACGGATTCAAGTTCATCATCTCGAACACCGAGTGGCTCACGGAATACGGTGCCAAAGGATCGTTCGACGATGGATACACGGGATGGGAACTCGTCCAGGGAAGCAATCAGTTCTATCCCCTGTTGATGGGATTCGGAAACGGCAACTACCGGATCACGGCGGACCTCACGACCATGACAGTCCGATTCGAAGCGATGTAA
- the pckA gene encoding phosphoenolpyruvate carboxykinase (ATP) → MDKMDLKKYGITGVTEIVYNPSYDELFREETKKGLRGYEKGQLTETGAVNVMTGVYTGRSPKDKFFVMDETTKDTIWWTSDEYKNDNKPVTKAAWKELKKIASQELSGKKLYVVDTFCGANENSRLKIRFIMEVAWQAHFVKNMFIRPTDEELEKYGEPDFVVLNASKAKVKNYKKLGLNSETAVVFNLTEKMQVIINTWYGGEMKKGMFSYMNYLLPLKGMASMHCSANTNAKGETAIFFGLSGTGKTTLSTDPKRELIGDDEHGWDDDGVFNFEGGCYAKVINLSKENEPDIWNAIRRNALLENVTVDKKGKIDYADKSVTENTRVSYPIFHIENIVKPVSKAPAAKKVIFLSADAFGVLPPVSILNPEQTQYYFLSGFTAKLAGTERGITEPTPTFSACFGAAFLSLHPTKYGEELVKKMKKSGAKAYLVNTGWNGTGKRISIKDTRGIIDAILDGSIDKAPTKTMPIFDFVIPTALPGVDPKILDPRDTYKSAKEWEVKAEDLANRFVKNFSKFTGNEAGKKLVAAGPKVK, encoded by the coding sequence ATGGACAAAATGGATTTGAAGAAGTACGGGATCACCGGCGTGACCGAGATCGTGTACAATCCCTCCTACGACGAGCTGTTCCGTGAGGAGACCAAGAAGGGCCTGCGCGGCTACGAGAAGGGTCAGCTGACCGAGACCGGTGCCGTGAACGTGATGACCGGCGTCTACACCGGCCGTTCGCCCAAGGACAAGTTCTTCGTCATGGACGAGACCACCAAGGATACGATCTGGTGGACTTCCGACGAGTATAAGAACGACAACAAGCCCGTCACGAAGGCTGCCTGGAAAGAGCTGAAGAAGATCGCTTCGCAGGAGCTGTCGGGCAAGAAACTCTACGTCGTCGATACGTTCTGCGGCGCCAACGAGAACTCGCGTCTGAAAATCCGCTTCATCATGGAGGTGGCCTGGCAGGCTCACTTCGTGAAGAACATGTTCATCCGTCCGACGGACGAGGAGCTGGAGAAGTACGGCGAGCCCGATTTCGTGGTGCTCAACGCTTCGAAGGCCAAGGTGAAGAACTACAAGAAGCTGGGTCTGAACTCGGAGACGGCCGTTGTCTTCAACCTCACCGAGAAGATGCAGGTCATCATCAACACCTGGTACGGCGGTGAGATGAAGAAAGGCATGTTCTCCTACATGAACTACCTGCTGCCGCTGAAGGGCATGGCTTCGATGCACTGCTCGGCCAACACCAACGCCAAGGGCGAGACGGCCATCTTCTTCGGTCTGTCGGGTACCGGCAAGACCACGCTTTCGACCGACCCGAAGCGCGAGCTGATCGGCGACGACGAGCACGGATGGGACGACGACGGCGTGTTCAACTTCGAGGGCGGTTGCTACGCCAAGGTCATCAACCTCTCGAAGGAGAACGAGCCCGACATCTGGAATGCCATCCGCCGCAACGCCCTGCTGGAGAACGTGACGGTGGACAAGAAGGGCAAGATCGACTACGCCGACAAGTCGGTGACGGAGAACACCCGCGTATCGTACCCGATTTTCCACATCGAGAATATCGTGAAACCCGTATCGAAGGCTCCGGCCGCCAAGAAGGTGATCTTCCTCTCGGCCGACGCATTCGGCGTGCTGCCCCCGGTTTCGATCCTGAATCCCGAGCAGACGCAGTACTACTTCCTGTCGGGCTTCACGGCCAAGCTGGCCGGCACCGAGCGCGGCATCACCGAGCCCACGCCGACCTTCTCGGCCTGCTTCGGCGCCGCATTCCTGTCGCTGCACCCCACCAAGTACGGTGAGGAGCTCGTCAAGAAGATGAAGAAGTCGGGTGCCAAGGCATACCTCGTGAACACGGGCTGGAACGGAACCGGCAAGCGTATCTCGATCAAGGATACGCGCGGCATCATCGACGCGATCCTCGACGGTTCGATCGACAAGGCTCCGACCAAGACCATGCCTATCTTCGATTTCGTGATTCCGACCGCTCTGCCGGGCGTAGACCCCAAGATCCTCGATCCGCGCGACACTTACAAGAGCGCCAAGGAGTGGGAGGTGAAGGCCGAGGACCTCGCCAACCGTTTCGTGAAGAACTTCTCGAAGTTTACGGGCAACGAGGCCGGCAAGAAGCTCGTGGCTGCCGGTCCGAAGGTGAAATAA